The genomic stretch GAAAAGCCCCAAATTTTTGCTACCTTGGTATCATAATTCTCAATTGCTTGCAAAACACTTCATGTTTATTCAAAGAACATTTCACAGCACTACAAAATATTTTCTTCATAATCAATCACTTATCAGAGACACGAGATGCTCAAGAAAGAGTATATACAAGCTGAAGCTTTGTCTCAAATTTTAATAGCTAAGCTAACACATTCCCTCATCACCTGCGCCTCGATTATTCTCAAGATTGCCAGTTCCTTGCAGCCACTCTTCTAGTTTAGCTTCCTTATTAGCTTTGAAGTCATCATAGTTTTCTGATACTGACAATAACTTAGTGCTGTTAACATCACTATCCTCATTCTGTTCGTGCTGACATTCATCTTCAACTTGGCTTGACACGGGTAACTCGTAGGCTTCAATGCCCTGTAGAGATGAATTAGTGCTAGCAGATGTGACTTTTAATGGCAAATTAGAGTACATATCTGGCTTCTCACCCTTAGAATCCAAGGATTCCTTAGTATCAAGATTTGGCCACCTGAGACTACTAGCCTTCTGTTTTGCTGAGCTGAAAACACTTGAAAGATAGTTACTCCGTTTTTCACTGCCCTCACCCCAAAGACTAGTTCGTTCTATCCGTGAACCTGATGGTGATTGACGAATTAAGCCTCTTTTTGGTTGTTTTGTTGTCATCGTAACCAGAGATTTCTTAATGTCTCGGATCATTTCATCAGCTAAGGAAAATCCACACTCTTTCATTGACCTAACCATAGTGACAGAGTCCTCCAAATCTTCCGCGTGCAAAGTTGTTTCGTGAGACTTCTCGACAATGTTCCTTTTAGCTTCAATAACATTCGGGACTGCATTTTGAGCATGGTGTTGGATATAGAAAAGCCCAGAAGATGGTTCATTAGCCACGTACTTCATAATCTCTGCCAGGCCTTCACTTATCTCCACAAAACCGTCTACAGTAGAGAACTCATGCATTTTCCTGAAGGGAAATTTTAGTTCGTCATTGGCATTGTTCAgcggaacaagaaaaagaaaaaaaaggaaactagggaaaacaaaagaaaatgacaAGCCTGGACAACATTTGCAGATGTAGTAGGCAAATTTGCAGAACCATTAGATTGATGCATTTCAATTCATTCTAGGTTCATCCCAGATCCAAAAGAGTAATTTAGCAAATCAAAAGCTTCAAACAGTGGATCCCATTCATATCTACatctatatataatataatatagatCTAATTTAGAGAAATAGTACAAGGATGGTATCTCTAATTGATCATATGCCATATCCATCCAGATTTCATTTTATCAAAGaaataataattcaaatttCATTTATTCATAAatgcattaaaaaataaaaacagccACTAATAAGAAATGCAGTGAACAAATAAAATCCATCCAATGAACAGCATAGAATACCAATAAGAATTGGAGTGAACAAATAAAATCCATCCAATGAACAGCATAGAATACTAAGAGGAATTATATAGTTACATCCCACAGAAAAGAAAACTTCACCTGCTTATTTTCAGTTTTAACAAAGATCAAACAATGGCAAACAAGGTGTAGTCTTCTAAAAACTCTCGAGCATCTAAATCCCCTTAACACATTATTCTTCCTTTCTGCttacccttttttttctttttgaccTTCTATTTACTATTTATCAGTAAAAATTATGCTAGTACAGGCAGGTTAGTAGGTTACTACATATCAAAATGAAAATTTCCTAGTCCTTAATACTTTCAATGTAATCAAATTCCCATAACCAATGCAAGAGATTAGAGGTAAATACATCCTACTGATTCAGTGAATTTCAATGAgctaagaagaaaaataataaagcTATCTAACTTCTCAATCAGCACACCACTTAGAGAAAGCAGAAACCCTAGCAGAAAGGGCCATAAACACAAGCCTATCGCAAGTATAAAAGATCAAACAAACACCTTTCTAAAAGATGAACAAGGATTCATCAAAACAGACCCTATTATCAAAATCTTGACTAATCTGGCTCGAGGACATTGGAAAAGGGACCAGCTTGACTACCACTGGACCAACCTAATCGGATACTGGTAACCCAGGTGAGTGAACTCATCCAATTGACGAAACTAGGTCATTGATTTTTCACTGCCCTGTCATAAGTATGCAGAAAAGGGAGGGCATTGGAGGCAATTTCACCCGTAAATCCAAAATTGAAGCTGATAATAACATTGACCCAACAAATTGTTTGAAAAACGATTAAAAAAAGGGAGAATGTAGAACGAACCGCCGGGATTAGCGAGCGAAGAAGATAAGACGGTGATGGGATCATGAAGCAGGAGCAGGAGCAGCAGAGGAAGAGAAGGTCAGAAGGGGATGTTATTATTTGAATGTGGTTGGTGTCGATGAGGTCATGTGGGGCAgtgttctctctctctctctccccttcgGTCCACACCACACCAGATAGTCCACGGAGGATGATGAGATAAGAGAAGACGGACACAGACGCTCCTTTAGCCGCCGTCTACCATATCACGCCCTTTTGTCACTCATGTCTTGTTGAAACTTGAGcccatattttttttttggtaaattatatttttattattaagaatttGCTAAGAAACATGCACACTTTATTAAGTTATTTTGTCTGTGTGTTGGAcacattttaaatataatacttattaatattttttttttggtaaattatatttttattattaagaatttGTTAAGAAACATGCACACTTTATTAAGTTACTGTGTCTGTGTGTTGGAcacattttaaatataatacttATTAACATGCGTATTTGTTGTgttatcttaataaaaaaaatttaatacacTTAAATATTATCATATATCAATATATTTAAccttatttataatatataatcttAACATTTGGAAGATGTAGCTGGTTGCTTGTTGTTGCCGGAAAATCCGAAAAGCGCATAACTTGTAGGTATGTAAATGGTAGCATGAACCACTAGAAACAGCCACTTGTGGAGCatcaaggatgatgcatgtTCAAAGAGTTATATGTGTACTGTTCTCTTGTCCTAAATCTTCAATACCAtatctatctttatctttcatATTCAGAGTTTGATCATGTgtttctttacttttttttcctGGGGTCATGGTTGGATTTATTTCAGATTGGATGAGGATGATGAGCGAGTCGGATAGTGTTAACCCTGTGTAATTAGAGAATAATTAgcgaataaattaattattaattaaaaaattagaaaataaaattttacagTTACATAAagtagaaaaaattaaaataaaaattttgacattaattttaaaagatttgactCAAAATTGGACCGAATGAACCGAATCGAATGAACTGGATTTGTATTAGGTCCAAGGCCTGACCCACAAGTCACACCCACTTAAATAAAACCCTTTTTTCTTTCCCATTAAGCAAGAACGCTTAAGCAAGTTCATggaggaaagaacttgagaAAATAACCTAGCCATCTACTAGATTTTAACTTTATATAACTTTTGATTCgaagctccgattgacgagccgtcagTAGCCACGCATTCGTCTCAGAATTCTCTATAAAACCCACCTAACAATTTGGTAAGAAACTTAAGTTTTCTCACCCAGATCTTCTCATCTCAGTTTCAAAAGTTGTTGAGCTTTAGTGTTGAGAATTTGTTGAATTTTGATGTTTATGAGCAAATTAGCTTTGTAGATTTGGTGGGTTATATCCCAAACTTCCGTTAGTAAGGTGAGAAACGTTTAATCCTTGTCAAGTTATCTAATTAGTGAACCCTATGGTAATTTTAGTATTGTTTGGTGAAATTAGTTTGAATTGTGTATTTTTGGAAATAAATTGGTGGTATTGGAGACTTGAAGTTGGCTTTAGAGGCTGGAAAAATCTGTTTGGTGAGGTCTTAGAGCCTTGGACTATTGAGGAACGGTGACAAATGGTGATGTTCTGGGTTTATCGgaaaatcggccaaggtatagttttggtttctcgtataTAATATGTACAGTatcgtgaaaacttaggctatgTGACTAGAGGATAAGTTGAATATGTGTTTGGATCATGTTTAATGATTTTAGTTGTCAATGCATGTTAAAATGATGAGGTATGATCGAATGAATGATTCATTGATGTGAATGTGGTTGGTGTTAGTAAAATGGAATAAAGAATGATAATTTTGATGCTAATGGATgaggattttgaatttgaacaTATGAATGTTAATAAATTGATAATTGTATTTGTACATTTAAGAATTTTATGCATGAGATTGTGTAATAGTGAGGTATGGTTGATTGTAGTAAGGTTGGAGATTTTGGTGCTATGAATGATATGTTAGAATGCTGTTTGTATGATGGGGATATTGGCATTGAGttgatttttatgaaaataaagGTTGGAGTCTTTTGTGTAAAATTGGTTTTTGCCCGAACCTCGACGAGCCATAACTCGGCTTCCAGTCTCTCAAATGATTTCAAACTTGTTTTGTATGAAAATTGGGTCCGTGAAGTTTATGCCATTCAAAAAAcggaagaaaaatattttaaaacgaaAGAATTATGTCTGTCGGAAGCTTAGTgcaaaaagtgaagaatggtcTAAAGTAACTGAATTGAGATGTTAATGATGA from Arachis stenosperma cultivar V10309 chromosome 9, arast.V10309.gnm1.PFL2, whole genome shotgun sequence encodes the following:
- the LOC130947541 gene encoding uncharacterized protein LOC130947541, with the translated sequence MHEFSTVDGFVEISEGLAEIMKYVANEPSSGLFYIQHHAQNAVPNVIEAKRNIVEKSHETTLHAEDLEDSVTMVRSMKECGFSLADEMIRDIKKSLVTMTTKQPKRGLIRQSPSGSRIERTSLWGEGSEKRSNYLSSVFSSAKQKASSLRWPNLDTKESLDSKGEKPDMYSNLPLKVTSASTNSSLQGIEAYELPVSSQVEDECQHEQNEDSDVNSTKLLSVSENYDDFKANKEAKLEEWLQGTGNLENNRGAGDEGMC